The sequence TTCTTCGTCCGTACCGTGTGAGAAGTTGATCCGAAAGACGTCCACCCCGCGCTCGGCGAGCGCCCGGATCATGTCCTCGGAATTCGTCGCTGGTCCGAGTGTGACGACGATCTTGGTACGTTTGACGTTCATGTTGTCAGGCATGTATTCCTCCATCGTCAGGGCACAGACCGCCTATCTCCAGTACATGATAGTCCAACGTTGTCTCGCACAAATGAAGAAGGGCCTCGGACAGACGTCTGGGGCCCCAATCGGGTATGAATGGAACCTACTTGACTGCAATTTCCTTGCTGGAGGCTTCGGACAGAGCCTTCTTGGGCAATACTTGTGCGACCAGAGATGCTAGCTAAACGAAACGAGGATGGCGAGGGCCCCTGCTGCGAACGCGACCAGGCTGAGCAGCCACCAGAGGGTGCCGACACCGCTCATGCGTTTCTGGACCTGCTGTTCGCTTTTCCACGTCAGGACACTGTACTCCTTGTTCTGACCGGCGCGCGCGACCCAGAACCCATTGACCGCCTCGACGGGGCCGACAAAGAATGCCTGACTTCCGGGAGCAAACGATGTCTCGACGGCGTGGAAGTTCGGCTTGTTCAGCCGGCTGAGCAGGCCACGGCTGCCGGTGACGTAGGGCGCAATGATGGGGTTCGTCGCGTCATGAATGGACTGGTCGAAGGTCGACGGCGCGTCAAGGGTGGGCAGACCGCCGCGCTCGTCAAACCACAACTCGCCCGCGCCCTTCAGCTGGAACGGCGTTCTGGCGGATTGCGACCACACGGTCTCCCAGTTGGTCGTCGTGCCGTCCTCGTCCGATTCGTCGGTTCCTTTCTCCAGGTGGGCGCTCCAGGCGACCGACGGGCGAGCCGAGTAGGGTGCCGTGAGCGGCTGGTCGGCGACGATTGAGCCCTGAAACTTGCCGTAGAGCCGGCCCTGCGCAGCCTGCTGAAGGTTCAGTGTCTGTGCCTGGCAGAGCTGACCGGCATGCGACTTGCGCGATCTGGACGCGAAATAGAGCCCTGCAGACAGGACGATGAGCAACAAACCGGTGATGAACTGAGCTACGTTCATGGGTCACTCCTCTGCTGGTGTCATGAGATAGCGATACTATACCAGAAGAGGCAGGATTTGCACAGGAGGCGGGAGCCGTGATGTCCCGCCTCTTCCTGATGATGGCGCTGTGCCTGTGCTAGAACAGTGGCTTGATGCCCGCGATGAGCAGGGCTGCCATGCCGATGAGCTTCATGAAGATCAGCAGCGCGGGTCCTGCCACGTCCTTGAGCGGGTCGCCGACGGTGTCTGCAGCAACGGCTGCCTGATGTTCGAAGGACCCCTTGCGTCCACTGTCTTCGATGAGCTTCTTGGCGTTATCGAAGGCAGTCCCGGTGTTGTTGAAGAATGGCCCCAGCAGGGCCGAGCTGAGTACTGCTCCGATAAGGAGCGCCCCAAGCGCCCAATGGCCGAACATCAGTCCCACGAAAATCGGCACCGCGATGCTGATGACGCCCGGAAGGATCATCTCTTTGAGGGCGTTGCGCGTCGAGATGTCGATGCAGGTTGCATAGTCGGGGTTTGCCTCACCCTTCAGGATGCCAGGGATAGTCCTGAACTGGCGGCGGACTTCGTCGACCATGAGCATTGCTGTCTTGGCTGCCGAGCCGATGGTGAGCGAACTGATGAGGTACGGAAGGCAGATGCCGAGCAGGATGAATGCAATGGAGTACGGCTCCATCACATTTATCGTCTTGAGACCGACAATGGAGAAGTACGTCGAGAACAGGACGAAGGACGTTACCGTTCCGGATGACATCGCATAGGCCTTGGTGGTTGCCTTCATGGTATTGCCGACTGAATCGAGCTGTGACAGCGAGCGGACGACCTGCTCGTGCGCCCCCGACATCTCTGCGATACCCGATGCGTTGTCGATGATCGGACCGAAGGCGTCGGCAGTCATGATGTAGCCGATGAGCAAATCGGTACCAATGTTGACGGCGACGATCGCCAGCAGCGAGCCGCCGGAGATGAAGTATGCCGCTGCGACAGCGATGACGATCATGACGATAGATCCCAGGGGGCTCTGCAGACCAGCGGAGAGCCCTGTGATGACGTTGAGCGCTACACCGCGCTTGGATGCCTCGGCAATGTCGTGGACCGGTTTTCCCGAGGAACCTGCATAGTACCGCGTGATGATCGAAGACGCAAGGGTGGTTGTGACTCCCAGACAGGTGCCGATGAAGAGGGCCATGTCGTGAACCAGGAAATGGCTGACCAGGAAGGAGCCGAGCACCGCAAAGACGGTGGTCACGCCCATGCCGAGGTAGAAGGCGGTTTCGGGCTTGCTTCGGTCGAAGAGCCGTATGGACAGGACGCCAAGCATCGAAGCAGCAAGGCCAACTGCCTGGAGGAGCATGGGGAAGAAGAGCACGGCACCTCCGTACTTGGGGACCAGTGTGAGAGCAACGACCATTCCGGTGATGATGTCATCCGAGAACGTCTGGAACAAGTCTGCGCCTCTGCCGGCACAGTCGCCTACGTTGTCGCCCACCAGATCGGCGACAACAGCCGGGTTGCGGGGGTCGTCCTCGGGGATATTTGCCTCGATCTTGCCGACGAGATCCGCTCCGATGTCGGCTGCTTTGGTATAGATGCCTCCCCCGATCTGGGCAAAGAGAGCCGCGAGGCTGGCACCGAATCCAAAGCCGACGAGGGGGTTTGGATCTTTGAACAGTAGATAGAGCACCGACAGCACGACAAGACTGAATCCCGTGATCGAGAAACCCATGATGGATCCGCCAAAGACAGCCGTGTGAAACGCGGTGTTCACCGATCGAGTCGCGTCGTCGGCGGTCTTGACGTTTGCACGGGTGGACGCGCTCATACCCATGTACGCTGTAATCAGCGAAGTGAAGACGCCAAGCACGAATGTCACTGCAATCCAGATGTCCAGAGCGAAACCCAGGACTATTGCAACGATAGGAGTGACGAGCAGAATCGCCCGGAGTTGGCGGGAGAGGTACGCTCGTACCCCGATTGCTATGTAGCTGGCGATCTCGCTCATTCTCGGAGAGGAGATTTTGGCTGCCTTCAGCCTGAGGAACAGGTAGAGTGCGGCTCCAATGCAGGTAAGGCCGGCAACGACAGGGATGATGAGTATGTTCATTTCGTGCCTCCAGAGTCTGGACCCAGAGGGAGGCAAATGACACCCTCCTGCCAGCAAAAACCAACAAAGAGTAAGTATATAGCCATACGCGTTCTGTCAACCCGACGTTCAGGTTCTTGAGGGGGTGTGGCTGTGAAGGGGCTGCAAACGGCTCGTCTTACTGGAGCGACACCTCGTCCGAATCCTCGTCGAATGCCAGCAGATTGCCAAAACGGGCCCAGTTGATGAAGGTCGCAAAGGTGAACTCCGGGTTCTCGTTGGGCAACAGCTGTGCCAGGCGGTCCTGGACCTCGTCGTCGAGCATGGTGCCATTCCGGGATGCCTGAACGTCCGCATGAACCGTCTTGAAGATGCTGAGAGTCAGGATCTGCTGTTTCCAGACGACTTTCTGGTCCTCGGTGTCCATGTCCGAGAAGCGGTGCCCCAGGGGCGTCAGCACGGTGCGCTGCTTTGGTGTATCGATGAAATCCAGCATCTCGGCAGCCTTGACGATGTTGATGAGGTCGCTGAATTCCTTGCCGAACTCGTGAGCCAGGACAAAGACGTCGCCTTGGCCGCCATGTGAGTCCAGGTACTCCACGAAGCTGACGACGTCACCGGACGAGACAGGCGGAAGTGGCTCGTAGACGGGCCGTGAAGGAGTGGTTACCGCCACAGGAGGGATGTCGGGGAGTTCGTTGGTCGTGATGATGTCGTGGAGGTAGTCCACCATCGCCAGGAACTCCGGTGCCCGGTAGTCGCGAGGTCGTGCCAGCTTGTTCTGGACGATCGTGCGGATACGCCCCGGGTTCGCCGAGAAGACAACGATGCGATCCGCCATGTAGACGACTTCCTTGATGTCGTGACTGACCATGACGATGGAGGCAGGTTGACCATCGGCCTCGTCCCAGATGTCGACCAGATCTGTGCGGAGCGACTCCGCCGTCAAGGCATCTACTGCGCTGAACGGCTCGTCCATGAAAAGCAGTTCAGGCTGTACTGCAAGACCGCGTGCGATGCCCACTCGCTGCTTCATGCCGCCCGAGATCTCGCGTGGATACGCCTCTTCGAAGCCCTCGAGGCCGACCATCTTGATCACGGTGCTGACGCGATGCTGCACTTCCTCACGTGGGAGTTGCAGAGGGACGAGGACGGATTGGATGTTTTCGCTCACGGTCATCCACGGGAAGAGAGCGAACATCTGGAAAACCATGCCGACTCCCGGGGTCAGGCCTGCCATTTCTGTGCCACGGGCGAACACCTTGCCGCTGGTGGGCTTCATGAGGCCGGCCAGGATGCGCAGGAATGTCGACTTGCCACAGCCCGAGGGGCCGAGGAGGCAGATGATTTCCCCCTTCCGTATCTCCATGCTTATGCTGTCCAGGACGGTCACCATGTTTCCGTTGGGCATTGAGAAGCGCTGAGTGACGTTCTCGCTCGAGAGCAGGATGGGCTGTTGCACAGATCCTTCCATGGGGTCTCCTCTATTTGCTGAGGTTATACTGCGTACTGGCGACGGCATAGAGCCTGTGCCACACGAAGCGGTTGATGAGCACGACGGTCAGCGACATGATGAGGATTGCAGCAGCCAGTTCGGCGAATTTGGCGCCAAATGCGGCCTCACTGATGACAGATCCGATCCCCTGTGCTCTGAGGGTC comes from Coprothermobacter sp. and encodes:
- a CDS encoding sodium-translocating pyrophosphatase gives rise to the protein MNILIIPVVAGLTCIGAALYLFLRLKAAKISSPRMSEIASYIAIGVRAYLSRQLRAILLVTPIVAIVLGFALDIWIAVTFVLGVFTSLITAYMGMSASTRANVKTADDATRSVNTAFHTAVFGGSIMGFSITGFSLVVLSVLYLLFKDPNPLVGFGFGASLAALFAQIGGGIYTKAADIGADLVGKIEANIPEDDPRNPAVVADLVGDNVGDCAGRGADLFQTFSDDIITGMVVALTLVPKYGGAVLFFPMLLQAVGLAASMLGVLSIRLFDRSKPETAFYLGMGVTTVFAVLGSFLVSHFLVHDMALFIGTCLGVTTTLASSIITRYYAGSSGKPVHDIAEASKRGVALNVITGLSAGLQSPLGSIVMIVIAVAAAYFISGGSLLAIVAVNIGTDLLIGYIMTADAFGPIIDNASGIAEMSGAHEQVVRSLSQLDSVGNTMKATTKAYAMSSGTVTSFVLFSTYFSIVGLKTINVMEPYSIAFILLGICLPYLISSLTIGSAAKTAMLMVDEVRRQFRTIPGILKGEANPDYATCIDISTRNALKEMILPGVISIAVPIFVGLMFGHWALGALLIGAVLSSALLGPFFNNTGTAFDNAKKLIEDSGRKGSFEHQAAVAADTVGDPLKDVAGPALLIFMKLIGMAALLIAGIKPLF
- a CDS encoding nitrate ABC transporter ATP-binding protein encodes the protein MEGSVQQPILLSSENVTQRFSMPNGNMVTVLDSISMEIRKGEIICLLGPSGCGKSTFLRILAGLMKPTSGKVFARGTEMAGLTPGVGMVFQMFALFPWMTVSENIQSVLVPLQLPREEVQHRVSTVIKMVGLEGFEEAYPREISGGMKQRVGIARGLAVQPELLFMDEPFSAVDALTAESLRTDLVDIWDEADGQPASIVMVSHDIKEVVYMADRIVVFSANPGRIRTIVQNKLARPRDYRAPEFLAMVDYLHDIITTNELPDIPPVAVTTPSRPVYEPLPPVSSGDVVSFVEYLDSHGGQGDVFVLAHEFGKEFSDLINIVKAAEMLDFIDTPKQRTVLTPLGHRFSDMDTEDQKVVWKQQILTLSIFKTVHADVQASRNGTMLDDEVQDRLAQLLPNENPEFTFATFINWARFGNLLAFDEDSDEVSLQ